A single genomic interval of Fibrobacter sp. UWB4 harbors:
- the panB gene encoding 3-methyl-2-oxobutanoate hydroxymethyltransferase: MLTPEDIKAKKSKHEMISMITAYDFAFANIAEAAGIDQILVGDSLANTMLGYKSTREIGMTEMLIFTAAVCRGAPNTHVVADMPYLSDKDPQTAYDNARRLMDVGASSVKIEGTPAGVLEFLHEKGIPVCGHLGLLPQTAENFKQKGRTEEEARAIEEAAKFVEGLCFETVLEHIPEELGKKITDEISIPTIGIGGGKFTDGHVLVMHDALGMHPNKIPPFATKYVDMYSVGVQGVKKYIESVKARV, translated from the coding sequence ATGTTAACTCCAGAAGATATCAAAGCAAAAAAATCCAAGCACGAAATGATTTCCATGATCACCGCCTACGACTTCGCTTTCGCAAACATTGCAGAAGCCGCCGGAATTGACCAGATTCTCGTAGGCGATAGCCTCGCAAACACCATGCTCGGTTACAAGAGCACGCGTGAAATCGGCATGACCGAAATGCTCATCTTCACAGCAGCCGTCTGCCGTGGCGCCCCAAACACTCACGTTGTTGCCGACATGCCCTACTTGAGCGACAAAGATCCGCAAACCGCTTACGACAACGCCCGCCGTCTCATGGATGTGGGAGCCTCTAGCGTAAAAATTGAAGGCACACCCGCTGGCGTTCTCGAGTTCCTGCACGAAAAAGGAATTCCCGTTTGCGGGCATCTCGGACTTTTACCGCAGACCGCAGAAAACTTCAAGCAGAAAGGCCGCACCGAAGAAGAAGCTCGCGCTATTGAAGAGGCCGCAAAGTTCGTGGAAGGGCTTTGCTTCGAAACCGTTCTCGAGCACATTCCCGAAGAACTCGGCAAAAAAATCACCGACGAAATCAGCATTCCCACCATTGGCATCGGTGGAGGCAAGTTCACTGACGGTCATGTTCTCGTGATGCACGACGCTCTCGGCATGCATCCGAACAAAATTCCGCCGTTCGCCACAAAGTATGTAGACATGTATTCCGTTGGTGTTCAAGGAGTTAAGAAATACATCGAAAGTGTGAAGGCTAGAGTCTAG
- a CDS encoding SpoIIE family protein phosphatase gives MNTSRQTKIRSIVVLVVAAIFLELTTAVQYISTRRAITAQIKEMAKQDLTSANRTFEVKEIAEAAIAAVLPEVERFIDTQQQDSLHMALQRVVANHPEIVGVDFAYRVGSDGLRDGYFTFKDDATNEIKDTVIGFDYTERTWYREGLHGNGSWSEPYMSRYYVALMSTFSRPVHDPQGRVVAVIGADVPMRELSSMAVQLYDNQQRSLIPVIIFQLIGLVVLGFIMYRSILSVRKLSKVSAEKDLINRELGIANAIQTAMLPPPMPESQSLDIIGSQVPAKQVGGDFYDYFVRDGKLFFNVGDVCGKGIPAALVMSMTQAVFRTIATKVDDPSHIVMGMNTMASRGNTTGMFATLFVGVLDLATGRLSYCNAGHEKPIIITGRNMRYLDVTANIPIGVMEEKKYNIQESVIAAGDMILLYTDGLTEAMNAGAELFGLKRVESAICGDGGMNADDKNRELPAFAGPQQLLDTMSHVVSEFVNGAEQSDDLTMLVIKYKG, from the coding sequence ATGAATACATCTCGTCAGACAAAAATACGTAGTATTGTTGTACTCGTTGTGGCCGCTATATTTTTGGAATTGACCACGGCTGTGCAGTACATTTCTACACGCCGAGCCATTACCGCCCAAATTAAGGAAATGGCTAAGCAAGACCTTACTTCTGCGAACCGGACCTTTGAAGTCAAGGAAATTGCTGAGGCTGCTATTGCGGCTGTTCTGCCCGAAGTTGAACGCTTTATCGATACACAACAGCAAGATTCATTGCATATGGCGTTGCAACGAGTGGTTGCGAACCATCCTGAAATTGTCGGCGTCGATTTTGCCTATCGCGTGGGGAGTGATGGCCTTCGCGATGGATACTTTACTTTTAAAGATGATGCAACCAACGAAATTAAGGACACCGTTATTGGGTTTGATTATACGGAACGCACTTGGTACCGCGAGGGCTTGCATGGCAACGGTTCCTGGAGCGAACCGTACATGAGCCGCTATTACGTGGCGCTGATGTCTACATTCTCGCGACCAGTCCACGATCCTCAAGGACGTGTCGTTGCCGTTATTGGCGCCGATGTCCCGATGCGCGAACTCTCTTCGATGGCAGTGCAGTTGTACGATAACCAGCAACGCTCGCTTATTCCGGTCATAATCTTCCAGCTGATTGGACTTGTGGTGCTTGGCTTTATCATGTATCGTAGCATTCTCAGCGTTCGTAAGCTGAGCAAAGTCAGTGCCGAAAAAGATCTGATTAATAGGGAACTTGGGATTGCAAACGCAATCCAGACCGCAATGTTGCCGCCCCCGATGCCCGAAAGTCAATCCCTGGATATCATCGGAAGTCAAGTCCCGGCAAAACAAGTGGGTGGCGATTTTTATGATTATTTTGTGCGTGATGGAAAGCTATTCTTCAATGTCGGTGACGTCTGCGGCAAGGGAATCCCGGCGGCACTTGTCATGTCGATGACGCAGGCCGTGTTCCGCACGATTGCAACTAAAGTCGATGATCCATCTCACATTGTGATGGGAATGAACACGATGGCCAGTCGTGGAAATACGACAGGAATGTTTGCAACGCTTTTTGTTGGTGTGCTAGACCTTGCAACGGGGCGCCTGAGCTACTGCAATGCCGGCCATGAAAAGCCCATTATCATTACTGGACGTAATATGCGATATCTCGATGTTACCGCAAATATCCCTATTGGGGTCATGGAAGAAAAAAAATACAATATCCAGGAATCGGTCATCGCTGCGGGCGATATGATTTTGCTTTATACGGATGGCCTTACCGAAGCGATGAATGCAGGCGCAGAACTGTTTGGCTTAAAGCGAGTCGAAAGCGCAATTTGTGGCGACGGTGGAATGAATGCTGATGACAAAAATCGCGAGTTACCTGCGTTTGCGGGACCGCAGCAATTGCTGGATACCATGTCGCATGTAGTGTCCGAGTTTGTGAATGGCGCAGAGCAGAGCGACGACCTTACCATGCTTGTGATAAAGTACAAAGGGTAA
- a CDS encoding carbon starvation protein A, protein MITFLIGVAILILGYFTYGKFVERVFGPDDRKTPALANPDGVDRVPMPHWKNVLIQLLNIAGIGPVIGVILGIKFGAIVFILLPLGNVLGGAVHDYFSGMISMRNNGYNVPALSRKFLGKGPAKLVMTLISVALILVGAVFTTTPAALVNTPILVGSHVSPTLFWIAVACIFAYYFISTFFPIDKIIGRIYPIFGALLILASLAIFVGIIPNLNVLDEFCFADIMSNFHKHPAGQPIIPMLFVTIACGIISGFHSTQSPLVARTEVTEKTGRQTFYGMMIIEGLIGMIWAAGGMFIYHQMPELLTGASGVKVLSVLVSTVIPWAPISILVVVGVIILAITSGDTSLRSLRLTVAELTGLEQTSVKNRLLLTVPMFALCAVIIFWSNMNPEGFNILWNYFSWSNQLMAVCSLCVATVYLRSKKKNFWIALIPCMFMTFITADYILWVSPENLKGAPLGFGLDYKTALVIALHDAAILGFFLCVRGKSLSQMEGYDADRWNAALDENKIPKAQ, encoded by the coding sequence ATGATAACATTCCTAATCGGTGTTGCAATCCTCATCCTTGGATATTTCACCTACGGCAAGTTCGTTGAACGCGTGTTCGGACCGGATGACCGCAAGACTCCGGCACTCGCAAACCCGGATGGCGTTGACCGCGTCCCGATGCCGCACTGGAAAAACGTTCTCATTCAGCTTTTGAACATTGCAGGCATCGGCCCTGTGATTGGCGTGATTCTTGGCATCAAGTTTGGCGCCATCGTGTTCATCTTGCTTCCGCTCGGAAACGTCCTCGGCGGTGCCGTGCACGACTACTTCAGCGGCATGATCAGCATGCGCAATAACGGCTACAACGTTCCGGCTCTTTCCCGTAAGTTCTTGGGCAAGGGTCCGGCAAAGCTCGTGATGACGCTTATCTCTGTAGCGCTCATTCTCGTTGGCGCCGTGTTCACCACGACTCCTGCAGCTCTCGTAAATACACCGATTCTCGTCGGTAGCCATGTTTCGCCGACACTGTTCTGGATCGCGGTCGCCTGCATTTTTGCCTACTACTTCATTAGCACCTTCTTCCCGATTGACAAGATTATCGGCCGCATCTACCCGATTTTCGGTGCTCTCCTGATTCTCGCCTCCCTCGCTATTTTCGTGGGCATCATCCCGAACTTGAACGTCCTCGATGAATTCTGCTTTGCGGACATCATGAGCAACTTCCACAAGCATCCGGCAGGCCAGCCGATCATCCCGATGCTCTTTGTGACGATTGCTTGCGGCATCATCAGCGGTTTCCACAGTACGCAAAGCCCGCTTGTCGCCCGTACTGAAGTCACCGAAAAGACCGGCCGCCAGACATTCTACGGCATGATGATTATCGAAGGTTTGATAGGTATGATCTGGGCCGCAGGAGGCATGTTCATTTACCACCAGATGCCGGAACTTTTGACAGGCGCTTCGGGCGTGAAGGTCTTGAGCGTTCTCGTTTCGACCGTGATTCCCTGGGCTCCGATTTCGATTCTCGTGGTCGTGGGCGTGATCATCCTTGCTATTACGAGTGGCGACACCAGCCTCCGCAGCCTCCGCCTCACCGTTGCAGAACTCACGGGCCTTGAACAGACTTCTGTCAAGAACCGCCTCCTCCTTACGGTCCCGATGTTCGCCCTTTGCGCTGTGATTATCTTCTGGAGCAATATGAACCCTGAAGGTTTCAACATCTTATGGAACTACTTCAGCTGGAGCAACCAGCTCATGGCCGTTTGCAGCCTCTGCGTCGCTACCGTTTACCTCCGCAGCAAAAAGAAGAACTTCTGGATTGCGCTTATCCCGTGCATGTTCATGACGTTCATTACGGCAGATTACATTCTCTGGGTAAGCCCGGAAAACCTCAAGGGCGCTCCGCTCGGTTTTGGCCTCGACTATAAGACAGCTCTCGTGATTGCACTCCACGACGCCGCCATTCTCGGATTCTTCCTCTGTGTTCGTGGCAAGTCGCTCTCCCAGATGGAAGGCTATGACGCCGACCGCTGGAACGCAGCTCTTGACGAAAACAAGATCCCGAAAGCTCAGTAA
- the nadA gene encoding quinolinate synthase NadA — MTAEELYNRLKSVKPGAALCTYTMEKVEKMLPLINEINELKKEQDTVILAHSYCAPEILLGVADFTGDSFKLSKDATTVQQKTILFSAVRFMGETAKILNPQKDVIIPGPLTGCSLADSITGKDVEELRKQNPDYTFVCYINTTADVKAACDVCVTSGNVMHIVETIPSDKIFFVPDALMGQNIIDEMKRRGVKKDIKLYNGCCYVHENYDPDLIQFFRSQNPNLKVISHPECNPSVAMLSDYVGSTGQMVSYINQQPKDSCILLLTECGLNARMHYEHPDMNFIGSCCMCKYMKSNSLENILEALRHPEKAEHITLDEGVRVKAKKCIDAMFKYAE; from the coding sequence ATGACAGCAGAAGAACTTTACAATCGTCTCAAGTCCGTCAAGCCGGGCGCAGCCCTTTGCACCTACACCATGGAAAAGGTGGAAAAGATGCTCCCGCTCATCAACGAAATCAACGAGCTCAAAAAGGAACAGGATACCGTTATCCTCGCCCACAGCTACTGCGCTCCTGAAATTCTTTTGGGCGTTGCCGACTTCACTGGCGATAGCTTTAAGCTCAGCAAGGACGCCACAACCGTCCAGCAAAAGACGATCCTCTTCTCTGCCGTGCGTTTCATGGGCGAAACCGCCAAGATTTTGAACCCGCAGAAGGACGTGATCATTCCAGGCCCGCTCACGGGTTGCAGTCTCGCCGATTCCATTACCGGCAAGGACGTCGAAGAACTCCGCAAGCAGAATCCGGACTACACGTTTGTCTGCTACATCAACACCACCGCCGACGTGAAGGCAGCCTGCGACGTCTGCGTCACAAGCGGTAACGTGATGCACATCGTCGAAACGATTCCGTCCGACAAGATTTTCTTTGTGCCGGACGCCCTCATGGGCCAGAACATCATCGACGAGATGAAGCGTCGCGGTGTCAAGAAGGACATCAAGCTCTATAACGGCTGCTGCTACGTCCACGAAAACTACGACCCGGATTTGATCCAGTTCTTCCGTAGCCAAAACCCGAATCTCAAGGTGATCAGCCACCCGGAATGCAACCCGTCTGTCGCCATGCTCAGCGACTACGTCGGAAGCACGGGCCAGATGGTGAGCTACATCAACCAGCAGCCCAAGGACAGCTGCATTTTGCTCCTCACGGAATGCGGCCTCAATGCCCGTATGCACTACGAACATCCGGACATGAACTTTATCGGTAGCTGCTGCATGTGCAAGTACATGAAGTCGAACTCGCTCGAAAACATCCTGGAAGCGCTCCGCCACCCCGAAAAGGCAGAACACATCACACTCGACGAAGGTGTGCGCGTGAAGGCCAAGAAGTGCATCGACGCCATGTTCAAATACGCCGAATAG
- a CDS encoding metallophosphoesterase, producing the protein MKRTLYIGDVHGCADELAAIIDQFGFVRGSDTIYQTGDIINKGPDMMRAMRIVEELGILTVRGNHEEHLIRMMETPKSNWTEKQKKRFKALSLDEWVYIRDTVKNWPLWRDTPYALLVHAGLEPGKTRLEDMSPEVLLSVRYWNDKPWYEQVTWNKTVVFGHWAKNGFVNIPGFIGLDSGCVYGKALTAWCPEEDKFYSVPALREYTPVKDKAKESEAAPCKVLGDNSPDSVPPKTFDEIKERIASGDIARKEETPEESNIRKASPSISAEWAGY; encoded by the coding sequence ATGAAACGTACTTTATATATCGGTGATGTTCATGGTTGCGCAGACGAACTCGCTGCGATTATCGACCAATTCGGCTTTGTGCGCGGTAGCGACACCATTTACCAGACCGGCGATATCATCAACAAAGGTCCCGACATGATGCGCGCCATGCGAATCGTCGAGGAACTCGGCATTCTAACCGTCCGCGGAAACCACGAAGAACATCTCATCCGCATGATGGAAACGCCCAAAAGCAACTGGACCGAAAAGCAGAAGAAGCGTTTCAAGGCGCTTTCGCTCGACGAATGGGTTTACATCCGTGATACCGTAAAGAACTGGCCGCTCTGGCGCGACACGCCGTACGCCTTGCTCGTGCACGCAGGCCTTGAACCGGGCAAGACACGCCTTGAGGACATGAGTCCAGAAGTGCTCCTTTCCGTGCGTTACTGGAATGACAAGCCCTGGTATGAACAAGTGACATGGAATAAGACGGTCGTCTTTGGACACTGGGCCAAAAACGGTTTCGTGAACATCCCTGGATTTATAGGTCTTGATTCCGGTTGCGTCTACGGCAAGGCGCTTACCGCCTGGTGCCCCGAAGAAGACAAGTTCTATAGCGTCCCGGCACTGCGCGAATACACGCCCGTCAAGGACAAGGCAAAAGAATCCGAAGCGGCCCCCTGCAAAGTGCTCGGCGACAATTCCCCCGATTCCGTGCCGCCCAAGACATTCGACGAAATCAAGGAACGCATCGCAAGCGGCGACATCGCCCGTAAGGAAGAAACTCCCGAAGAATCGAACATCCGCAAGGCAAGCCCCTCCATCAGCGCCGAATGGGCTGGGTATTAG
- a CDS encoding outer membrane beta-barrel protein — translation MKKILLAITLLCSAIFAQPEDSDFSYWPRSYFASIGFNVIANRGDLFKRSMKITDKEGDEETVNLPITKVFIAPDYNLGVNVREFTFALSFQYWSYTGTIANLPDDLNVRDMRYWRFGLEATYNFFYPEFFQVGVGLGYSFSKLSTEKNVSNAKGDFDSELNGSAVALVTQIRYFITDNFGLTSSMRIYENWYKSVHTENSGTVDFHDVDISYYWQTYIAISIGAMVQF, via the coding sequence ATGAAGAAAATTTTATTGGCAATAACTTTGTTGTGTTCCGCAATTTTTGCGCAGCCCGAAGATAGCGATTTCAGCTATTGGCCACGTTCTTATTTTGCAAGCATAGGTTTTAACGTCATCGCAAACCGTGGTGATTTGTTTAAACGTTCCATGAAAATCACAGACAAGGAAGGCGACGAAGAAACGGTTAATCTCCCCATTACAAAAGTTTTTATCGCCCCGGACTACAATCTCGGCGTAAATGTTCGCGAATTCACATTTGCACTTTCGTTTCAATACTGGTCCTACACGGGTACAATTGCCAATCTCCCCGACGACCTCAACGTTCGGGATATGCGTTACTGGAGATTCGGACTTGAAGCGACTTACAACTTTTTCTATCCTGAATTTTTCCAGGTAGGCGTCGGTCTTGGATATTCATTTTCCAAATTGTCCACAGAAAAAAATGTTTCTAACGCCAAGGGGGATTTCGATTCCGAGCTGAACGGTTCTGCCGTAGCCCTTGTTACGCAAATACGCTATTTCATCACAGACAACTTTGGGCTCACTTCTTCTATGCGCATTTACGAGAACTGGTATAAGTCGGTTCATACAGAAAACAGTGGAACCGTCGATTTCCACGATGTCGATATCAGTTACTATTGGCAGACCTACATCGCCATATCCATCGGAGCCATGGTTCAGTTTTAA
- the recO gene encoding DNA repair protein RecO: MIKTRAIVLHRFPYSDSSFIVKALTEESGIVSFIVKGGKKKESPFRGALDPLALSEVVFRQNPNSELQFIKEATLLDWHKDLRNDLLSLAKAQVITEMILRYAPQGVPLQEEFERLEQAISEFDSDSPQDSPTPEGSAHSSTSSIPDKSRIFAEWLLDTCDMWGYNLDLTTCSRCGRTLEKPAADFFPETGGFVCQACLGVEHPRARLETLNGLWALQTGDKIEHPEFTENALLTYLRHHIGFLKEIHSIKFLNETRKLFDYH, from the coding sequence GTGATAAAAACTCGCGCTATAGTTCTTCACCGCTTTCCGTACAGCGATTCTAGCTTTATCGTCAAGGCGCTTACGGAAGAAAGCGGGATTGTCTCGTTTATCGTGAAGGGCGGAAAGAAAAAGGAATCTCCGTTCCGGGGGGCTTTGGATCCGCTTGCGTTAAGCGAAGTCGTTTTTCGCCAGAATCCAAATAGCGAATTGCAGTTCATCAAGGAAGCAACGCTTCTCGATTGGCACAAGGACTTGCGAAACGACTTGCTGAGTCTCGCAAAAGCGCAGGTCATCACCGAGATGATTTTGCGCTACGCCCCGCAAGGCGTCCCCCTGCAAGAAGAATTTGAACGCCTAGAGCAAGCCATCAGCGAATTCGATTCCGATTCACCGCAAGATTCGCCGACTCCAGAAGGTTCCGCGCACTCGTCAACATCGAGTATTCCTGACAAGTCGCGTATTTTTGCAGAGTGGCTCTTGGACACTTGCGATATGTGGGGCTACAACCTTGACCTCACTACTTGCAGCCGCTGCGGTCGCACGCTCGAAAAGCCTGCCGCAGACTTTTTCCCCGAAACTGGCGGATTCGTATGCCAAGCATGCCTCGGCGTCGAGCACCCGCGCGCCCGATTAGAAACGCTCAATGGGCTTTGGGCACTACAAACCGGCGATAAAATCGAGCATCCCGAATTCACCGAGAACGCGCTACTCACCTACCTGCGCCATCACATCGGATTCCTCAAGGAAATCCACTCTATAAAATTCCTGAACGAGACACGAAAGCTGTTTGATTATCATTGA
- a CDS encoding phosphatase, translating to MENKLQATIDIGSHSCILLIAAFEDAPATAPAETANPEVETPAASSEAPVAPRKILVPKLQKVEVCRLGEDIYEHGKITPERIQELVNIMTKFRMDLHALGADLKAVAMTEAMRKATNPDEVIEAVEKAVWVKPRVITGEEEGKLTYRSVKEWHGEGNITIDIGGGSTELSNGDTTFSIPVGALKMFKAMGPIPGPEYKKFIKETFKDLSFKGMTKKPVYLIGGTGTALAMVFLNSQTFDYKAIEGLEMSLADLEAVTTRITNLSKELRAMLPGLGNGRHEVIICGLFWLRSLLEKLRVETFKISTAGLRFGLLYPPEKEPEPKPKKRPAFLKKTDATSETAIPEQVGDDK from the coding sequence GTGGAAAATAAACTCCAGGCAACAATCGACATCGGGAGTCACAGCTGCATTTTACTAATCGCAGCGTTCGAAGACGCACCTGCCACAGCTCCCGCTGAAACCGCGAATCCCGAAGTCGAGACGCCCGCCGCATCAAGTGAAGCGCCAGTAGCACCGCGCAAGATTCTCGTGCCAAAACTCCAGAAGGTCGAAGTCTGCCGCCTCGGCGAAGACATTTACGAACACGGAAAAATCACGCCCGAACGCATCCAGGAACTAGTCAACATCATGACCAAGTTCCGCATGGACTTGCACGCCCTCGGCGCAGACCTCAAGGCAGTCGCGATGACCGAAGCCATGCGCAAGGCCACAAATCCGGACGAAGTGATTGAAGCTGTCGAAAAAGCTGTGTGGGTCAAGCCGCGCGTCATCACCGGCGAAGAAGAAGGCAAGCTCACCTACCGTTCCGTCAAGGAATGGCACGGCGAAGGAAACATCACGATTGATATCGGCGGCGGTTCCACAGAACTCAGCAACGGCGATACGACATTTTCGATTCCCGTTGGTGCGCTCAAGATGTTCAAGGCGATGGGCCCGATTCCCGGTCCGGAATACAAGAAGTTTATCAAGGAAACGTTCAAGGACTTGTCGTTCAAGGGCATGACGAAAAAGCCTGTCTACCTTATCGGTGGTACAGGCACCGCACTAGCGATGGTCTTCTTGAACAGCCAAACGTTTGACTACAAGGCGATTGAAGGTCTCGAAATGAGCCTTGCCGACCTTGAAGCAGTCACCACGCGCATCACGAACCTTTCGAAAGAACTCCGCGCGATGCTCCCAGGACTTGGAAACGGCCGTCACGAAGTGATCATTTGCGGTTTGTTCTGGTTGCGTTCGCTCCTTGAAAAGCTCCGTGTAGAAACGTTCAAGATCAGTACGGCAGGACTCCGCTTCGGACTCCTCTACCCGCCTGAAAAAGAACCGGAACCCAAGCCAAAGAAGCGCCCGGCATTCCTAAAAAAGACGGATGCCACATCCGAGACGGCGATCCCCGAACAGGTTGGGGATGACAAATAA
- a CDS encoding lysophospholipid acyltransferase family protein has product MRKIMAAVFARVAYSVLKLAGWKRKTVLANAKHVADAVPLDAVSYDTLLKNLTRHVSELLFCFGTFKKLPHDFTAYPCCVDGWDFDIAEGAAPVLEKMRKGGIFLTAHYGNYEAMGPWLCRLGIPLVASYIPVKPKWLNNILERKIRAVDGRSYSVDARTPRDFLRILNEGHLFCLLSDQDSRIPSALSGTFLGRPVNVNPLPDFLLKHRPQTPVFICWMEERDASSKGASPKGAIPKKVRVLHAIEVAGVQSKIASLADSGVVDSQFNKWLEQRVLENPNLWYSFTHRRFYSQTPEIYGE; this is encoded by the coding sequence ATGCGTAAAATAATGGCGGCGGTTTTTGCACGGGTGGCTTACTCAGTGCTTAAACTTGCAGGCTGGAAGCGGAAAACCGTTCTTGCCAATGCAAAACATGTGGCCGACGCAGTTCCGTTAGACGCAGTCTCGTACGACACGCTCTTAAAAAACTTGACGCGCCATGTGAGCGAACTCTTGTTTTGCTTTGGAACTTTCAAGAAGCTGCCGCACGATTTTACCGCTTACCCGTGTTGCGTGGACGGTTGGGATTTTGATATTGCAGAAGGGGCCGCGCCGGTACTCGAAAAAATGCGCAAAGGCGGAATCTTCTTGACGGCGCACTACGGCAATTACGAGGCGATGGGGCCGTGGCTTTGCCGCCTTGGAATCCCGCTGGTGGCGAGCTATATTCCCGTGAAGCCCAAGTGGCTCAACAACATTCTTGAACGCAAAATCCGTGCTGTCGATGGTCGGAGTTATTCTGTGGATGCACGGACGCCGCGTGACTTTTTACGCATCTTGAACGAAGGCCATCTATTCTGCCTGCTCTCCGATCAGGATTCCCGCATCCCGAGTGCACTTTCGGGAACATTCCTGGGGCGGCCCGTGAACGTGAATCCGTTGCCGGACTTTTTGCTCAAGCATCGTCCGCAGACACCCGTTTTTATCTGCTGGATGGAGGAACGCGACGCATCTTCGAAAGGTGCATCTCCGAAAGGCGCTATTCCGAAAAAAGTTCGCGTACTTCACGCTATCGAGGTGGCTGGCGTGCAGTCAAAAATCGCATCCTTGGCGGATTCGGGCGTGGTGGACTCGCAATTCAACAAGTGGCTCGAACAGCGCGTTCTTGAAAATCCGAATCTCTGGTACAGCTTCACGCACCGCCGGTTCTATAGCCAAACGCCGGAAATTTACGGCGAATAG
- a CDS encoding histidine triad nucleotide-binding protein, whose translation MSENCLFCKIIKGEIPSKKIYEDDDVFAFYDIAPQAPVHFLVVPKRHIATIMDMKPEDCELVGKMLYRAQLIAKDLGLEEGGARFVFNCKADAGQTVFHIHLHVVGGQEMGWPPFPAK comes from the coding sequence ATGAGTGAAAATTGCCTTTTCTGTAAAATCATCAAGGGTGAAATCCCTTCCAAGAAAATCTACGAAGACGACGACGTATTCGCCTTCTACGACATCGCCCCGCAGGCCCCGGTACACTTTTTGGTCGTGCCGAAGCGCCACATCGCAACCATCATGGACATGAAGCCGGAAGATTGCGAACTCGTGGGCAAGATGCTTTACCGCGCACAGCTCATCGCGAAAGACCTCGGCCTCGAAGAAGGAGGCGCACGCTTTGTATTCAACTGCAAGGCTGATGCCGGTCAGACCGTATTCCACATCCACCTGCACGTCGTTGGCGGACAGGAAATGGGCTGGCCTCCGTTCCCGGCGAAGTAG
- a CDS encoding pseudouridine synthase has product MRINKYISLSGFASRRAADELVADGRVQVNGETISDLGHQVDETKDQVTVDGKLLKLPTNKKTKVIMLHKPAGCVCTKDDPQGRRTVYDYLPPGYHNFKYVGRLDLQSRGLLLFTDDGELLYRLTHPSFEVPRSYYVWTTRPLSESAAQRLVDGVDIRDPEDPDAQEEIAFATDVYLENGFAELVLIEGKNREIRRMMRAIGYEIRDLKRVSYCQIQLGDLPAGEFRELTPNEMNKLRQAVHL; this is encoded by the coding sequence ATGCGTATAAACAAGTACATTTCTCTCAGTGGTTTTGCTAGCCGCCGTGCCGCAGACGAACTCGTCGCCGACGGGCGCGTACAGGTGAACGGAGAAACGATTTCCGACCTCGGCCATCAAGTGGACGAGACCAAGGACCAGGTGACGGTTGACGGAAAGTTGCTGAAGCTCCCGACAAACAAGAAAACAAAAGTCATCATGCTCCACAAGCCGGCTGGATGCGTCTGCACCAAGGACGACCCGCAAGGCCGCCGCACGGTTTATGACTACTTGCCGCCGGGATACCACAACTTCAAATACGTTGGACGACTCGACTTGCAGAGCCGTGGTCTCTTGCTTTTCACCGATGACGGCGAATTGCTTTACCGCCTCACGCACCCGAGCTTCGAAGTGCCGCGCAGTTACTATGTATGGACAACGCGCCCGCTCAGCGAATCGGCCGCCCAGCGCTTGGTCGATGGCGTGGACATCCGCGACCCGGAAGACCCGGACGCCCAGGAAGAAATTGCATTTGCAACAGACGTCTATCTCGAAAACGGATTTGCAGAACTTGTGCTTATCGAAGGCAAGAACCGTGAAATCCGCCGCATGATGCGAGCCATCGGTTACGAAATCCGCGACCTCAAGCGCGTAAGCTACTGCCAGATTCAGCTCGGCGACTTGCCCGCAGGCGAATTCCGCGAACTCACGCCCAACGAAATGAACAAATTGCGTCAGGCCGTGCATCTGTAG
- a CDS encoding histone H1, which translates to MATKTVAKKPAAAKKPAAAKKPAAAKKPAAAKKPAAAKKPAAAKKPAAAKKPAAAKKPAAAKKPAAAKKPAAAKKPAAAKKPAAAKKPAAAKKPAAAKKPAAKK; encoded by the coding sequence ATGGCTACAAAAACTGTTGCAAAGAAACCCGCTGCTGCTAAGAAACCCGCTGCCGCTAAGAAGCCGGCTGCCGCTAAGAAGCCGGCCGCCGCTAAGAAGCCGGCTGCTGCTAAGAAGCCAGCTGCCGCCAAGAAGCCAGCTGCCGCCAAGAAGCCAGCTGCCGCTAAGAAGCCGGCTGCTGCTAAGAAGCCAGCTGCCGCCAAGAAGCCGGCCGCTGCTAAGAAGCCGGCTGCTGCTAAGAAGCCGGCCGCTGCCAAGAAGCCGGCCGCTGCCAAGAAGCCGGCCGCTGCTAAGAAGCCGGCCGCCAAGAAGTAA